AAGTGTCTTAGATGTTGATGTATGAATTTCTTGGAAAAGTTTTGGATTTTCTACTAATGAAATACCATAGGAAGGAATCATATGTTTTATTTTTTCTTCCCATTTTTCCATATATTGCGGGAAACATTTTTCTAACACTTCAAGCATAACATTAACAGCTGTAGAAGCACCTGGAGAAGCACCAAGTAATGCAGCGATTGATCCATCAGCAGCACTAACAACTTCCGTACCAAATTGAAGCGTTCCTTTTCCACCAGTTTCAGTATCTTTAATAACTTGCACACGTTGGCCTGCTACTACTACGTCCCAATCTTCCCCTTTCGCATTCGGAATAAATTCGCGCAACTCTTCAATACGCTTTTCGTTCGACAGCATCACTTGTTGAATCAAATATTTCGTCAATGCCATCTCTTTTACACCTGCAGCGAGCATAGTAAGTACGTTATTTGGTTTTACAGAACCTAATAAATCAAGATTTGAGCCCGTTTTTAAAAATTTTGGTGAAAATCCAGCAAACGGTCCAAACAACAATGTCTTTTTATTGTCAATATATCTTGTATCAAGATGCGGAACAGACATTGGTGGAGCACCAACTTTCGCTTTTCCGTATACTTTCGCATGATGTTTCTCAATCACTTTTGGATTGTTACATACCATAAATAGTCCACTTACTGGGAATCCGCCGATATGTTTTGATTCAGGAATCCCTGTTTTTTGTAGTAAAGGTAAACTTCCACCGCCAGCACCAATAAAGACGAACTTTGCAGTATGATATTCAATTTTACCATTGTTCATATCATGAACTTTTACTTCCCATAATCCATTTTTCATGCGTTTAATATTTTCAACACTATGTTTATAATTTAATTCAACATTCTTGTTTTGTAAGTGTTCAAATAACATGCGTGTCAAAGCACCAAAATTCACATCTGTTCCAGATTCCATTTTCGTTGCTGCGATCGGTTCATTTGATGTACGCCCCTCCATAATAAGCGGCATCCATTCCTTTAATTTTTCAGGGTCATCTGAAAATTCCATTCCTTGAAATAGCGGAATATTTGATAGCGCTTTAAAACGTTTTTTCAAAAATGTTACATTTTTTTCCCCTTGTACTAAACTCATATGAGGTATCGGCATAATAAATTTCTGTGGATTACGAATCAGATTGCTATTCACAAGATAGGACCAAAACTGTCTAGAAAGCTGAAATTGCTCATTAATTTTGAGGGCTTTTTTAATATCTATAGATCCGTCAGGTTTTTCGGATGTATAGTTAAGCTCACAAAGTGCAGAATGGCCTGTACCCGCATTATTCCATTCATTCGAGCTTTCTTCCCCTGCGCCCTCAAGTTTTTCAAACATTTTAATTTCCCATTCAGGTGCTAACTCTTTCAGTAATGATCCTAAAGTTGCGCTCATGATTCCAGCGCCAATTAAAATAACGTCTGTTTTTTTCTGCATGTTGCTCATGATAATCTCTCCATCCCCTATATTGGCAAAAAAGAATCGGCATCTATGCTCAAATATAAAAAGCAATATGCCCCCTAGGCCCTACCTAGGAATATATCTTTTTTGTCTCAATTATAACCATCTCATACTCTATTATAATAATTAATAGACTAAAATATCTAGTATTATCTGATAATTATTTATAGACTAAAATATCTGGTATTATTTTATGATGATAATTCGTCAAACGCGAATACATTCTTTAGAAACTTAAAGTGAACAAAAAGAAGAGAAACTGAAAAGCTTCTCCTCTTTTTAAGATGCGTGATCTTTCTTTTTCATTAATGTTCTTTTTTTCATTGCTTTCGTTAAATATCCACCTTTAAAAGAACGAATTTCATAAGAAGACATGAACGCTTTCGGCGCAATTCTGTTCACAATTTCCAACAGCTCTTGTTCTCTTGAACGCTTCGCCACAATGTCTAATCGATAACGAACAGAATTAATTCCTTCCCCTTCAAACAATGTAACACCAAACCCCGCATTTCTTAATTCATCCACTAGTTCATTACAGCGATCTAACAAACTAACATGATACGTAATATAACCGATAGCTAATTTATTTTCTATATAACCACCTAATAAAAGACCGGCACTAAAACCAATTATATAGGCTACAATATTCATCCAATTTGATAAATCTTGAAATACAATCCCTAAACTTATAATATAGATTGCACCTTCGAGTAAACCAACACCAGCAGCGGATCTTGTTTGATTTTTTACAAGCAAAATCGTCCGGATTGTTAAAACAGGAACATAAATAATTTGAAGTACAAAAATCAGTAACGCTTGTAACATATATATCCACCTCTTTTCAAAAAGTCTTTTGTCATCATAACATACAAAAGCTTGAGAAAGCGATGGTTTTCCCTAACATTTTTTAAGAATTTTCTTACACGTCACATAGCGCTCTTTATGTAGTACCCTTTCTATTTTTTCTTGTTTTCTTCTTTCACTAATTGCATGTTTGCATAAGCTAAGTTTGCAATCATCAAAAAGTGACCTCCTAAAATTCCCGTTCCAAATGCCCACATTTCCATTTCATGTTCGATTTCATACATAATAATGGCTCCTAATATCGCAGCTGCAAAACGATTTAAAATGCCGATTCCAGGAACTCGTTTCTTCAATATAATATTTCGTCCTATTTTCTCAACTCGTCTAGCTAATAGCCAAAGACAATATGCACTTACTGCTAATCCAATCCCAAAGCCGGTTACTTGTTTGGAAAACGGAGTAATCGTTCCTATAAGTAGCAAACTACTAAAAATCATATACAATTGCAATCGATAAACGCGCAATGCCATTTGAATCAACAATATCCGCTCCTAGTTATCAATTTTATTTTTCTTTTGATTCAGAAAGAAAGCAGCAACCTAAACAGTTGCTGCTTGTTCTTGTTGTTGATCAATTTTCCGAATTTCAATGCGCTTAATTTGATAAGAATCTTTTTCAAGCACTTTAAATTCATAATTCTCTGCTTCCACACATTGTCCTTCTTCAATCTCATGATTTTGCATCATAATCCAACCGCCAATTGTATCTACATCTTCTTCCTCAATGTGTAGACCAAATAAATCTTTCACTTCTGAAATCAACACTTTTCCATCCACAATCTTATGATGTTCATTTACGTGTTGGATTGGCGGATCTTCATCTTCATCATATTCATCACGAATTTCCCCAACAATTTCCTCTAATATATCTTCAAGCGTTACAATTCCAGCTGTTCCTCCGTACTCATCATATAATACAGCCATCGGAATTCGCTTCTTCTGCATTTGTAGAAGTAAATCGTGAATTGGAGTTGTTTCCATCACTTCAATAATTGGGCGCATATACGCACGAATGGATGATAAATCTTTCGTATCATTGTTCATATATCGAATAAAGAAATCTTTTACGTTAACCATACCGATAATATCATCTTTATCCTCTCCAAAGATTGGATAACGTGTATATCGCTCATTTTGGATAATTTTCATGTGTTCTTCTACTGAATCTTCAAGATAAAAGCCAACAATCTCTGTTCGTGGCACCATTATCTCTTTAGCAATGCGGTTATCGAATTCAAAAATGTTATTTACATATTTATATTCTGCTTGGTTAATTTCTCCACTTTCATAGCTCTCCGAAAGAATAAGACGTAATTCTTCTTCCGTATGTGCTACGTCATGTTCAGAAGCTGGTTTTAAGCCAAATAAGCCTGTTACAACACGAGCAGAGCTATTTAGCATCCAAATAAACGGATACATCACTTTATAAAATATCATTAAAGGTCCAGCAAATAATAAAGTGATCCTTTCAGCCTTTTGAATTGCCATTGTTTTCGGAGCTAGCTCTCCAACTACAACATGCAAATATGTCATAATCATAAACGCAAGACCAAAAGTTAATACATGTGAAATGGAAGGGGTTAAATTCCACTTTTCAAACAATGGACGCAATAATTTTTCTATCGTCGGTTCACCTAGCCAACCAAGTCCCATTGCTGTAACTGTAATCCCTAGTTGACAAGCAGATAAATATTCATCTAAATTCGTTGTTACTTTTTTTGCTGCTAGCGCACCGCGTTTGCCTTCCGCAACAAGCTGATCAATGCGACTTGAACGTACTTTTACAATCGCAAACTCCGCTGCTACGAAAAATCCAGTAAATGCGATTAAAATCGCAACCATGACTAAATTAAATATCTCCAATGAATCCCCTTAGTAAAAAACTAAGGTGTTCACCTCCTGTATACTATAATGTTTTCTCATTTACGTTTCTTTTCTTTAGAAAACATAGCGCTATACAGAAATTAAAGGGGATAGATACAATTTACACTATAAAAACATCATTAGTGTTTGCATCAAAGCTGTCGTTTGACCAGATAAAGATTTTGATATTTTTTCTCGTTGTGAATCAGTCAATCCATCTAACAGAGGTTTTAACTGTGTTAATTCTGTTTCTAATCGCTGGATATGTTCTGTCACTTCGTTCACCTGTTTCGAAACGTGTTCATTGATACCGAGCAGCTTTTTCTTCTCCTCGATCCTCTCTTTAATCTCACAAAGCGGCATATGCATTTCTTTGCATTTCTCAATAAATTGTAGTGTTTCAAATGCTGTCTCGTCGTAATAGCGATAATTGGATTGAGATCGCTCCGCTTTTAAGATACCTAGATTCGTATAATAATCAATCGTTCGTTTCGAAACATGAGCCAAGTGAGCCAACTGTCCGATTCGATACACCTTCCCAACGATCTTCCCCCCTCATTTATATTAAGAACATCATACAATACATAAACTGTACAGTCAAACGTGATGGTTTATTATTCACAATATATGCTAACATTTCATTTCAAATGTCACCTGTATTCTATGATTTCCTTCTATTTGTAAAGGTAGTATCTTTCTATTTATGTTACCATTAATTTATAAATATTCACACAATAGGGGGATCTCTATGGCATTGGACATGAAAGAAAACTGTCAAACATGCAACAATTCACTACAATTAGATTCGGAAGCTTATATTTGTACGTATGAATGTACATTTTGTGCTCCATGTACTGAAAACACGCATCATATTTGTCCAAATTGTGGAGGTGAATTAATACGTAGACCAAAGAAAAAGAAACATCTATTTAAAAATCCCTTTTAATGTATCACCAATTATAGTAGCTAAATATTCATAACCCTGCTCACTAAAATGCAATCCATCCCGTTCTTCATTCTCTAAAAATCTTTTATAATTGGATTCTTGTATCATAAGAGAATGTAAATCTAGAAAATGACTTTTTGTTTCTTTCGCTACTTCTTCCATCACCTTTGCATACTGCTTTAATACTTCATTTGTTCTCGCAAGTTGTCTTTCTTCATCGACTGGCGCAGGACTAATAAGAAGTACCTTTTCTGGAGAAATGCTTCGTACAATTTTTGTTACATTTTCTTTATATTCTTCCTTTGGCACTTGCTTATAAAATGCCGCATCATTTGTCCCAAAAAAGACCGTTACAAAGTCTGGGTTCAAAGATAAAACATCCTCTTCTATTCTTCTTAAAGCATCAAATGTATCATCACCAGGAACTCCGGCATTTACAACTTTCCACTCTGGAAATTGCTCTTGTAGGCGCGGTGTTAACCGACGCGCACCATTCCAAAATGTTTCATCGGCTGTAATGCTATCACCAAAACATACGAATGTATTCATTTTTCTCTCTCCTTATTATTACATACCTTACTTATTGTACCACCATCCATAACACCATTCCCAATCAATTGTTCAATGATTTCTGAAACATTCATTTTCCCCATTCCTACTTCACAAATAGATTTAGAATTACCATAATGAAACCACCTTATCTATGATTAGACAATTACGAGAAAAAACCTTTAGAAATCCTTGTATTATATAAAAAAAATACGATTTGTTTTTATTGATAATACAGTAGCAAATATATTTTCATTCTTCTGCTTCTCATCATATGCTGTCACTTCGCTCAACTTCACAAATCCCCCTCTTCGCTTTTATATTTAAAAAATACGGGAATAATAAAAAAATACTTTGAACACATAGGAGGCATTGTATGAAACCTGATTTCTTGCAAGCAATTCAAAACGCTGTTGGTCATATTGAACACATTCATATCGAAGAAAGCGGAGCGGACAGCTTACTCATTCATCATGATGATCCGAATAAACTAACACAAGTTGCGAAAACATTAGAAAGTCAAAACTTCTATTCTGCAATAAGACATAATGGACAAACATCATTTATTGAAGTCATCAACAAATGAAAAAAGTTCGGTCATATCCCGAACTTTTTTATCCTTACACTGAAATTTCAAACTCTCTTACATACACTGCTGTTCCTGCCACTTCAACATGTAATACATTATCTTTCTCTGTTCTCTGCACATACACTCGTACACGTCCATCTTTGTGTATCTCCTGCCCTTGTTCAACAATACATATCATTTCCTGTTCTTTATCTTCCTTCAAAAATGTAGCATAATAGGCTCCCATTACACCAGAAGCTGTTCCTGTTACTGGATCTTCAATTGTTCCAGCATACGGTGATGAAAAATGACGACCATGCATATGCGCTTCTTCATGATACGTTTCGAAACAAAACGGATGAATAGACGCGTTAGGTATTTCTACTAAAATAGATGGAAAGAGCTTATTATTTGGTTTCATCTTTTCGCAGGCAACCAATGTTTTAATAGGTACTAATAATGTCCAAACCCCTGTACTTCCATATACAATTGGTAATGTTTCATCTATATCTTCTTCATGAAGACCGATGCTCCGTGCTACCTCTTCTTTAGAGCCATGAAATCCTTGAAACTGTGGTTCTACTTGTCGCATTCGAACATATACTTCTCCATTCCCATCTATTTCTACGCATACTGGTAAAATTCCAGCTTTCGTTTCGAGCAAAAGGTTACGGACTTCTTTCCATACTCCTCTTGTGTAAAGAGCATATATAGTAGCCACTGTTGCATGTCCACAAAGATTCATTTCATGACCTGGCGTGAAGTAACGAATCTTTATATCGGCAACATTTGAAGGGAATACAAAAGCGGTTTCGTTAAATCCTACTTTTTCCGCGATACGCTGCATCTCATAATCTGTTAATCCTTCTGCATCTAATACAATCCCTGCTGGATTTCCCATATTGGGTTTATGACTAAATGCCTCATAATGAAATACCTTTATTTTCTTCATTTTGTATCCCCTCATCTTACAGACTTTTTCATACAAAAATTAATAGAAATAAACAAAGGAGCTATTCGTCGTTGAGCAGAGCCTCTCATCTTACTCTAAATTTTCATAATACCACTTACATTCATCTAACCATGCTTAAACTAATCCATCGCTGGATTACTCATTTTTCCAGTTAAAAATAAGAATGTTGATTTTTCCCTTCAAAAAGAATAGAAGTAATATAACCAATACTCACAAAGCACTCTATTCACAATCTCAGTAAAAAAACACCATATCAAATGTATACCCATTGGATTAAAATGCAAAATAAATAATTTTATTATATATTACAATATTAATGGATATGTATACAAATTGCCTATCATAACATTACTATATCCCACATTCTCCTTCTACACATGATAGATATAGAATAGCACCACACTAATGAATGGGTGAACTTGTCCACGCTCTATCATATGCTTGTCCTTTCCCAAAACAGAGAAACGCCCTCTAGCAGACACCAACACTCTTCAGATACATATTGAGGTAACATCTTGGAAACTCCCCCTATTCATTATACTGTTTCCTGCTCGTCTACATTCCTTGTTATTGTATGATTTCTAGATATGGATTAAGTCAAAGATTATTTTTAAATTATCTCAACGAATAAAACTCAATATCCTGTCAATACTGTTGATAACCTTTTCTAACTTACCCAAAAGTTGAGCAGCAAAAACAAATTATTTCCAATGGTGGTGGGTCGGTTATTATACGAATGTAAATCACAATAAGTTATAAAATACAACATTATCTAAACTAAGAAGTATGATAACCATAACCTTTAGCCATAATTATAACTAAAGTTTTCTTGAATATAACATGACAAGGAGATATTTTATGGAAAATAACAAGAATGGAATACTCGCTTTAGTTGTTTTTGCTTTAGCTTTAGCTTTTTTTGTTGTTGGGATGATTTATTCATTGTGGGGAGCATTTTGAAGCGGTAATACGAGCAAAGACACTTAAAACCTCAAACTGCCTCAAAGACCCTAGCTTGTTAAAGCATGCACCGATACTTATGGGACAGCCCCTTTTCGAAAGCACAGAAATATTTAAAATGGTTATAATCATTTTAAACAGTTGGGAAATTTGCATTAACCAATTATATTATCCAAAGCATTTTATCACTTATGATTTTCTCAACGTGTTTTAAAGACATATCAAAATTAATGTGCTGGCAGCTTTGTATCTTTCAATGTATATGTAGTATAGTTTGGACTAAATTTTTTCGATTACAAATGGTTCTTATTCACGTACACTACACACAGAGTACGGTGATTTAAACATACAAATTCCACGTGATCGTAACGGTGAATTTAAACAACAGACAGTGGCGCCCTATCAGCGCTCAAATGATACGCTAGAAGCAACCGTTATACATCTATTTCAAAAAGGAATTACGATGACAGAAATTGCACATTTCATTGAGAAAATGTACGTTCATTATTACACAACTCAAACCATTTCAAGTGTGACCAAAGCTGTATCAGAACAAGTAAAAGCTTTTAACCAACTGCCCTTACATACACGTTACGTGTATGTATATTTAGATGCGGCATACATTGCCGTGCGCCGTGAAATTGTGTCAAAGGAAGCCGTCTACATCACTATTGGCATTTGTGAAGATGGTTCAAAAGAAGTACTTGCCTATACGATTGCACCAACCGAGTCAGCGCATAACTGGAAAGAGCTCTTAGAAGAACTAAACGAACGCGGTGTGGAAGATGTGCTTCTATTTATTTCAGATGGTTTAAAAGGTATGGTAGACACTATCTCAAGCGTATTTCCAAAAGCGAGATATCAAACTTGTTTAGTCCATGTAGCACGCAAGTTGTCGCACAAAGTTCTCGTAGAAAATCGTCAAGCGGTATGCGATGATTTCAAGACTGTTTATAAAGCAGATTGCCTAGAATCTGGTCGAGAAGCGCTTGATGCTTTCTGTTTAAAATGGCAAAAGGCCTATCCAAAAATGGTGAAATCACTTCAAATCAATCAGCATATGTTGACGTTTTACAGCTTCCCAAAGGAGATTTGGAGAAGTATTTATTCAACACATTGAATTGAATCTTTTAATAAACAAATCAAAAAATACACAAAGTGTAAAAAACAGTTTCCAAATGAAGAGTCAATGGAACGCTTCCGAGTCTCGCAATTTGAGCACTATAATCAACGCTTCGCCACGCGTTGCCACATCGGTTTTAATAAGGCACGTGCAGCATTAGTAGCGATGTTTGAGGAACTTGAAGCGTAAAATTTTACCTACAAATAAAGTTATTTTTGTACCAAAAGTGACGTTCTATCTGAAAAGGTTAAAAAGTCATTTACACAAAAATATTGACGGTACCAGAAAAAGGAATAGACAAAAACGCAAACATTGTAATTTATTGCATTTAAAATATATTTAATATTCCTATTTACCTTTCTCTCTTTTTAGTAATTTTAATAATTATAAAAATTACTAAAGAGATAATCATATAAGTAATTAAATATTTATAACCAAAGGAACTAAAATCAAAAACTAAATTTTTGAAAGTGATAACACCTTCAAAAAATACTTGTAAAATTAAATATACTGTTATGGTTAATGGAATTGCTAACCTAAAATTTCTTGGAATTGATATCCAAAGTTTAAACAAAAAAGCTTGAAATTTATTCAAACAAAACCTCCAATTCACATGATGTAAAAAGTATTTATCTTATATAAAAATATCCAAAAATACATATTAATTACAATAAACCGATATTTTACTAGTTCGCACCCGGCTAAACTAACAAAGGAGAAACCCACTCAAAAAATCTCCACCTTTCCTCCATTGCATTCCGAAATTCAGCTGATGTTTAACTTTCGACAAGCCGAACAGACCAGAAACGGGGTTAAGTTTCTCAACTTGGACTAGCAATTATATCAGCCGAACCATCAGTTTTTCCGTTCTCAATATTATTATTTTTCTGTACGAATCAACGCTATGTGGGGTTTCGTCCCCACACGACGAGCCAGCACTCACATCCAAAAACAAAGGAGAACATTTTTCTGAACATTCCCGATGATACATCTTGTTAAATTTCCGGTTATTTCTATGTGAATTATATCAAATCAATGTATAGACAAAAAGACTTGTATTCTTTTTCCAATAGTTTATCATTTTATTTGTAAAGTAAAATGAGAGTGGCAATTAAATATATGGGGCATTACTTAGATATTTCTAGTTCTATTGAAGATTGGTTAACTAGATCTATTCAACAAGTAGCTCCAACTTGGATACCAGATTGGAAAATTAAAGGTGTCGTAAAAACAATTACATTCTATTTATCGATTTAAATACATTAGAAGGAGGTAGTTTATGAAATATCTATCTATCGTTTCAAAACTTGTATTTTTTATAATCATACTTGTTATTGTTATTGTTATTGATCATTTTGAATTATATAAGTATTTCGGTTTATCACAAACAATAACAAAAACAATAAATCCTTTCGGAATTTGGATAATTATTATTGCTGGTGTTTTATTGATTATAGAATGGATGCAAAATAAACGATGAGTTTGTTTAATGTATGTAAAAAGAATGTTTTTATCTTTAACATCGGTATCAAGCTAAGCCCATACAACGTCAAATAGAGTAGTGGTTGTTTCCTTTTTTCTCTTATAGCTTAGTTTTTGTTGTTGCTCATCTGTAAGTCGGTGAACAATCACACGAGTTGGTACTTTATCCGTCATTCCTACATAAGCGTAAGATATTTCATATGTTTGACCTAGCTGAAGAGAATTCATTAAGACCTCCATATCCATCACTCCGTACCTTTTTTGATTCTTCTATCTTGAAAAGAATCAGGGTTGGGATTTTTTTGATAAATACATGTGTTGGATTTAATACAAGAAATATAATAAGCCTTTTTATCTTGTATATGTTGCAAATCTTTCAAGTGAAAATACCCTAAATCTCGGATAGACAAATCATTCGCTGTTACAGTTGGGACACACAGAGAGCCATAGGTTCGATCATGTTGTTTACCTGGACCTGTATGGATATGTAGGAATTGTCCGCTTAATAGATCATATTCAAGTTGAATTTTCATTCCAGCAGTATGGCTACACCCTTCCGCCCCAGGATAAATGGATGAAAATATATCTGGAAGCTGAAATACAGTTGAATCTAAAATACGAATACGCTTGAAAACAGAGGTGTATGGAGCAGAAATTCAGTTTTTTCACGCTCTATTAACAAGGCAGTTATAGCATCCTGGTTTAGCGTTAAGAATGTGAATATATTCTACTTCTTTATTATCAAAAATTTCATCTATATTTTCTCTTAAATTTACACCTTCTGTAACCCTTGCTTCTACAATCATTGAGTCAGCATTGTAGCCGCGTATAGATAGATACCTATGATGTAACATAAGCGGAATTTCATTTACACCTAGCTTAGCGGTAGTTGCCCCCTTTCGTATAAATATAGGACCACTTGCTTTATAAGGCGAATTAACATTATGATATTGGTAGTTCAGTAAGATTACCTCTTCTCCTACCTCTGCATCCTTCAAACTTATCCTGCAAGGATATCCAGGATTTTTATTTGCTATTATTTTGACTGCCCCGATACTTTTTAATTCTTCTTCATTCATTAGAAATAGGTTATGAAACTCCTTCTCTTGTAACGCAACGATTTGAAAGTTATTTCTCATATTCTATCCCTCCTTAATTAGTTGTTATAAAGCATTTCACTAATGATGCAACCACTAAAGTTCATAAAAC
The window above is part of the Bacillus cytotoxicus NVH 391-98 genome. Proteins encoded here:
- a CDS encoding hemolysin family protein — encoded protein: MEIFNLVMVAILIAFTGFFVAAEFAIVKVRSSRIDQLVAEGKRGALAAKKVTTNLDEYLSACQLGITVTAMGLGWLGEPTIEKLLRPLFEKWNLTPSISHVLTFGLAFMIMTYLHVVVGELAPKTMAIQKAERITLLFAGPLMIFYKVMYPFIWMLNSSARVVTGLFGLKPASEHDVAHTEEELRLILSESYESGEINQAEYKYVNNIFEFDNRIAKEIMVPRTEIVGFYLEDSVEEHMKIIQNERYTRYPIFGEDKDDIIGMVNVKDFFIRYMNNDTKDLSSIRAYMRPIIEVMETTPIHDLLLQMQKKRIPMAVLYDEYGGTAGIVTLEDILEEIVGEIRDEYDEDEDPPIQHVNEHHKIVDGKVLISEVKDLFGLHIEEEDVDTIGGWIMMQNHEIEEGQCVEAENYEFKVLEKDSYQIKRIEIRKIDQQQEQAATV
- a CDS encoding MerR family transcriptional regulator, producing MYRIGQLAHLAHVSKRTIDYYTNLGILKAERSQSNYRYYDETAFETLQFIEKCKEMHMPLCEIKERIEEKKKLLGINEHVSKQVNEVTEHIQRLETELTQLKPLLDGLTDSQREKISKSLSGQTTALMQTLMMFL
- a CDS encoding PhzF family phenazine biosynthesis isomerase; amino-acid sequence: MKKIKVFHYEAFSHKPNMGNPAGIVLDAEGLTDYEMQRIAEKVGFNETAFVFPSNVADIKIRYFTPGHEMNLCGHATVATIYALYTRGVWKEVRNLLLETKAGILPVCVEIDGNGEVYVRMRQVEPQFQGFHGSKEEVARSIGLHEEDIDETLPIVYGSTGVWTLLVPIKTLVACEKMKPNNKLFPSILVEIPNASIHPFCFETYHEEAHMHGRHFSSPYAGTIEDPVTGTASGVMGAYYATFLKEDKEQEMICIVEQGQEIHKDGRVRVYVQRTEKDNVLHVEVAGTAVYVREFEISV
- a CDS encoding DUF2179 domain-containing protein, with the translated sequence MLQALLIFVLQIIYVPVLTIRTILLVKNQTRSAAGVGLLEGAIYIISLGIVFQDLSNWMNIVAYIIGFSAGLLLGGYIENKLAIGYITYHVSLLDRCNELVDELRNAGFGVTLFEGEGINSVRYRLDIVAKRSREQELLEIVNRIAPKAFMSSYEIRSFKGGYLTKAMKKRTLMKKKDHAS
- a CDS encoding DUF1272 domain-containing protein, which gives rise to MALDMKENCQTCNNSLQLDSEAYICTYECTFCAPCTENTHHICPNCGGELIRRPKKKKHLFKNPF
- a CDS encoding malate:quinone oxidoreductase, with translation MSNMQKKTDVILIGAGIMSATLGSLLKELAPEWEIKMFEKLEGAGEESSNEWNNAGTGHSALCELNYTSEKPDGSIDIKKALKINEQFQLSRQFWSYLVNSNLIRNPQKFIMPIPHMSLVQGEKNVTFLKKRFKALSNIPLFQGMEFSDDPEKLKEWMPLIMEGRTSNEPIAATKMESGTDVNFGALTRMLFEHLQNKNVELNYKHSVENIKRMKNGLWEVKVHDMNNGKIEYHTAKFVFIGAGGGSLPLLQKTGIPESKHIGGFPVSGLFMVCNNPKVIEKHHAKVYGKAKVGAPPMSVPHLDTRYIDNKKTLLFGPFAGFSPKFLKTGSNLDLLGSVKPNNVLTMLAAGVKEMALTKYLIQQVMLSNEKRIEELREFIPNAKGEDWDVVVAGQRVQVIKDTETGGKGTLQFGTEVVSAADGSIAALLGASPGASTAVNVMLEVLEKCFPQYMEKWEEKIKHMIPSYGISLVENPKLFQEIHTSTSKTLGLSKKEAVYS
- a CDS encoding ATP synthase subunit I — protein: MIQMALRVYRLQLYMIFSSLLLIGTITPFSKQVTGFGIGLAVSAYCLWLLARRVEKIGRNIILKKRVPGIGILNRFAAAILGAIIMYEIEHEMEMWAFGTGILGGHFLMIANLAYANMQLVKEENKKK
- a CDS encoding SGNH/GDSL hydrolase family protein; translated protein: MNTFVCFGDSITADETFWNGARRLTPRLQEQFPEWKVVNAGVPGDDTFDALRRIEEDVLSLNPDFVTVFFGTNDAAFYKQVPKEEYKENVTKIVRSISPEKVLLISPAPVDEERQLARTNEVLKQYAKVMEEVAKETKSHFLDLHSLMIQESNYKRFLENEERDGLHFSEQGYEYLATIIGDTLKGIFK
- a CDS encoding DUF1203 domain-containing protein: MRNNFQIVALQEKEFHNLFLMNEEELKSIGAVKIIANKNPGYPCRISLKDAEVGEEVILLNYQYHNVNSPYKASGPIFIRKGATTAKLGVNEIPLMLHHRYLSIRGYNADSMIVEARVTEGVNLRENIDEIFDNKEVEYIHILNAKPGCYNCLVNRA